The Echinicola rosea genome has a segment encoding these proteins:
- a CDS encoding ArsR/SmtB family transcription factor, whose translation MNNNCIRVLADPVQIKECKKTLNKLEEQLNLATQIFNLSGNAARLKILFLLHKEGEMCPCDLSDILDISVGGISQHLRKLKDGKLVKYKKVGQTVFYSIVEDNIQAIRPVLDSLLNNNNKKESIS comes from the coding sequence ATGAACAATAATTGTATCAGAGTATTGGCCGATCCTGTTCAAATCAAGGAGTGCAAGAAAACACTCAACAAACTTGAAGAACAGTTGAATTTGGCCACTCAGATTTTCAACCTTTCAGGAAATGCCGCAAGGCTTAAGATTCTCTTTCTACTTCATAAAGAAGGTGAAATGTGTCCTTGTGATCTAAGCGATATTTTGGATATATCTGTCGGTGGCATTTCCCAACATTTAAGAAAGCTGAAAGATGGAAAGCTCGTTAAATACAAGAAAGTAGGACAAACCGTGTTCTACTCTATTGTGGAAGATAATATCCAAGCAATAAGACCTGTATTAGACAGCCTGCTTAATAATAATAACAAAAAGGAGTCAATATCATGA
- a CDS encoding zinc-ribbon domain-containing protein — protein sequence MSTPIEEMQQLARERGGLCLSDLYINSKSKLWWQCAKGHQWQATPFSVKIRKSWCPVCANNVPHGIEKMQSLAKVKGGKCISREYINSKTTLRWQCKNGHRFQATADSVVQGSWCPKCK from the coding sequence ATGTCAACTCCTATTGAAGAAATGCAGCAATTAGCCAGGGAACGTGGCGGACTTTGTTTATCAGATTTATATATCAACAGCAAGTCCAAATTGTGGTGGCAATGTGCAAAAGGTCATCAATGGCAGGCCACCCCTTTTAGTGTGAAAATCAGAAAAAGCTGGTGTCCTGTATGTGCTAACAACGTTCCACACGGAATAGAGAAGATGCAATCCCTGGCTAAAGTAAAGGGAGGTAAATGTATTTCCAGGGAATACATAAACTCCAAAACGACACTCAGGTGGCAGTGTAAAAACGGTCATCGTTTCCAGGCTACTGCTGATAGTGTAGTTCAGGGGAGTTGGTGTCCGAAATGTAAATAA
- a CDS encoding AlbA family DNA-binding domain-containing protein, with the protein MEDVVAKTIAGFMNTRGGNLFIGIDDEGKPLGLVENYRCLKKPGRDGFEQYIMQLISTKLGTNYCSLVDVSFYQIEGLDVCHLEIKHAHSPVYLHQDDRSHFYIRTGNGTRELDIPEALNYIEENLNGR; encoded by the coding sequence ATGGAAGATGTAGTAGCAAAAACAATTGCAGGGTTTATGAACACCCGGGGAGGGAATCTTTTTATTGGTATTGATGACGAGGGTAAACCACTTGGTTTGGTCGAGAACTACCGTTGTTTGAAAAAACCGGGACGAGATGGTTTTGAGCAGTATATAATGCAACTGATCTCCACCAAATTAGGGACAAATTATTGCTCTCTGGTAGATGTTTCTTTTTACCAAATAGAAGGGCTTGATGTCTGTCATCTTGAGATTAAACATGCGCACTCTCCGGTCTATCTGCATCAGGACGACCGTTCACACTTTTATATCCGTACAGGAAATGGTACGCGTGAACTTGATATACCTGAAGCGCTCAATTACATCGAAGAAAATTTAAATGGTCGTTAA
- the tnpB gene encoding IS66 family insertion sequence element accessory protein TnpB (TnpB, as the term is used for proteins encoded by IS66 family insertion elements, is considered an accessory protein, since TnpC, encoded by a neighboring gene, is a DDE family transposase.): protein MFSLGSQHQYFLYRSPVDMRKGFNGLYGMVINELDRDPVSGEVFVFVNRHRNLIKLLHWEKGGFVVYYKRLEKGTFLLPEDRGDGVLEWPELVLMVEGIQVDGYRQRPRYIPG, encoded by the coding sequence ATGTTTTCTCTGGGCTCCCAGCACCAATATTTCCTGTACCGTTCCCCGGTTGACATGCGCAAAGGGTTCAACGGGCTTTACGGGATGGTCATCAATGAACTGGACCGGGACCCTGTTTCCGGGGAAGTGTTCGTCTTTGTCAACCGCCACCGCAACCTGATCAAACTCCTGCACTGGGAGAAGGGCGGTTTCGTGGTCTATTACAAACGATTGGAAAAAGGCACCTTCCTGCTCCCGGAGGACAGAGGTGACGGCGTGCTGGAATGGCCCGAACTGGTGCTGATGGTCGAGGGCATCCAGGTGGACGGCTACCGGCAGCGTCCCCGGTATATCCCCGGTTGA
- the merA gene encoding mercury(II) reductase, translated as MVKIRNMFTPKSNKIGEGQKSLSEVVLEIEGMTCDHCATGIEKKVGHLVGTASQKVNYPEGKGIFSYDPEKVSKKEIIDTINGMGNYSVKKELPASSNGQGTEEEVTFSISGMTCDHCATSIEKRFEGHEGLISKSVSYADEKGTFIFNPDKISRQEIIETINKEGNYKVQKEIGGNGNLERADPGQHDLIIIGGGSAAFSAATTANELGLTVLMVNAGLDIGGTCVNVGCVPSKHLIRAAEQVHRAQHSPFNGVSGANPTFDFKATIQQKKELVAALQKKKYLGVVGDLDNITILEGWARFVDAHTIEVDGKPYKGMKYLLATGATTNVPDLPGLEDVGYLTNETLFDLEEQPEHLIVLGAGYIALEIAQAYHRFGTKVTMLHRSERILRTQAADITDDLTSHFTEEGIEVHTNVSIQKFEKNGDAIVAHTNEGTFEASHVLVATGTRPNTSGLAIENAGVNLNKTGHILVNTKQETNVGHIYAAGDCTDTPAFVYTAAKEGKVAVLNAFQSTGDMVDYTGLPWVVFTDPQIAGAGLDEKEAEEAGIPYETSVMPLTEVPRAQAALDTRGFIKLIRNSETDKLIGGRIIAPEGGELAMQVSLAIKAGMTIQELADAFHPYLTLSEGVKLAAITFNKDVSELSCCAS; from the coding sequence ATGGTTAAAATAAGAAATATGTTTACTCCTAAGAGTAACAAGATCGGTGAAGGACAAAAAAGTTTATCGGAAGTTGTGCTGGAAATAGAAGGCATGACCTGCGATCATTGCGCCACCGGTATTGAGAAAAAGGTTGGTCATCTTGTTGGAACAGCAAGTCAGAAGGTAAACTATCCGGAGGGAAAGGGAATATTCTCCTACGATCCTGAAAAGGTTTCAAAGAAAGAGATCATAGATACCATTAACGGCATGGGCAATTACTCCGTTAAGAAGGAATTGCCTGCATCATCAAATGGTCAGGGAACTGAAGAAGAAGTAACGTTTAGCATTTCCGGGATGACCTGTGACCATTGCGCCACCTCCATTGAGAAGCGCTTTGAAGGCCATGAAGGTTTGATCTCCAAATCGGTGAGTTATGCCGATGAAAAAGGCACATTTATCTTCAACCCCGATAAAATAAGCCGTCAGGAAATTATTGAAACGATCAACAAGGAGGGCAATTACAAAGTACAAAAGGAAATTGGAGGAAACGGCAACCTGGAACGCGCAGATCCCGGGCAACACGATCTGATCATCATAGGTGGAGGATCTGCGGCATTTTCAGCGGCCACTACGGCCAATGAACTTGGGTTGACCGTGTTGATGGTGAATGCCGGACTGGACATTGGCGGCACCTGTGTGAATGTGGGTTGCGTACCCTCCAAACATTTGATCAGAGCTGCAGAGCAGGTTCACCGGGCGCAGCATTCGCCTTTTAATGGCGTGTCAGGCGCAAATCCAACTTTTGATTTCAAGGCTACCATACAACAGAAAAAAGAATTGGTGGCAGCCCTGCAAAAGAAGAAATACCTGGGCGTGGTGGGTGACCTGGATAATATCACTATTCTGGAGGGTTGGGCCAGGTTCGTGGATGCGCACACCATTGAAGTGGATGGAAAGCCGTACAAAGGCATGAAGTATTTGCTGGCAACTGGCGCCACAACCAATGTGCCTGACCTGCCAGGCTTAGAGGATGTTGGGTACCTGACGAATGAAACACTGTTTGACCTGGAGGAACAGCCCGAACACTTAATCGTGCTTGGAGCCGGATACATTGCGTTGGAGATTGCCCAGGCATATCATCGCTTTGGCACTAAGGTCACCATGTTGCATCGGTCAGAAAGAATTCTACGAACACAGGCTGCCGATATTACGGATGACCTGACATCCCATTTTACAGAGGAAGGCATTGAGGTCCATACCAATGTCAGTATTCAAAAATTCGAAAAGAACGGAGATGCCATAGTGGCCCATACCAATGAGGGGACTTTTGAAGCTTCTCATGTGCTGGTAGCCACAGGAACCAGACCGAATACCAGCGGTCTGGCGATTGAAAACGCTGGTGTCAATCTCAATAAAACAGGTCATATTTTAGTCAATACTAAACAGGAGACGAATGTAGGCCACATTTATGCGGCAGGGGATTGTACCGATACACCTGCATTCGTATATACCGCTGCAAAAGAAGGAAAGGTCGCTGTATTAAACGCTTTCCAAAGCACCGGCGATATGGTCGATTATACAGGCCTTCCATGGGTCGTATTTACAGATCCGCAGATAGCAGGGGCTGGCTTGGACGAAAAGGAGGCCGAAGAAGCAGGGATACCTTATGAAACCAGTGTGATGCCGTTAACCGAGGTGCCACGTGCACAAGCAGCTTTGGACACGCGGGGGTTTATCAAACTGATCAGAAACAGTGAGACAGATAAACTTATTGGTGGACGAATCATCGCTCCTGAGGGAGGCGAATTGGCTATGCAAGTCAGTCTGGCAATTAAAGCCGGAATGACTATTCAGGAACTGGCCGATGCATTTCACCCTTACCTGACCTTATCAGAAGGAGTGAAACTGGCTGCCATCACCTTTAATAAAGATGTGTCAGAATTGAGTTGTTGTGCCAGTTAA
- a CDS encoding P-II family nitrogen regulator: MKEIKAFIKPKRVQVVVESLRDAGFESVTVSKGEGTGAHKDPDASPSLDFHFTDSPIVKLELVCQN; the protein is encoded by the coding sequence ATGAAAGAAATAAAAGCATTTATAAAACCGAAAAGAGTGCAGGTAGTGGTAGAATCTCTGCGAGATGCAGGATTTGAAAGCGTTACAGTCTCCAAAGGTGAGGGAACAGGTGCTCATAAAGACCCTGATGCTTCTCCTTCCCTGGACTTTCATTTTACCGATAGCCCGATAGTAAAGCTGGAGCTTGTGTGCCAAAATTAA
- a CDS encoding P-II family nitrogen regulator: MEKAVQLICGKAQTPDPGDGIIYISEIEDAYRIKTGKSIKRFDMK, from the coding sequence ATGGAAAAAGCCGTGCAATTGATATGCGGAAAAGCCCAAACGCCTGATCCGGGCGATGGCATTATTTACATCTCTGAAATAGAGGATGCCTACAGAATAAAGACCGGAAAGTCTATCAAAAGATTTGATATGAAGTAG
- the merTP gene encoding mercuric transport protein MerTP — protein MSNSNQSNTSSKSIGAGLLVAFTASLCCITPVFATLAGIGGIASAFSWMEPFRPYLIGLTVLVLGFAWYQKLRPRTQEEIDCACDENERPSFWQSKKFLGIVTVFAVLMLAFPSYSGIFFPDNSKADKVIVVKEDDILNTELRVKGMTCTGCEHSVNAALNNSEGVLEASSSYKSGIATVKFDQTKVSIDQLADTVEEATGYKVTEKKIIQEKTLNQ, from the coding sequence ATGAGTAATTCAAACCAATCAAATACCTCATCAAAAAGTATTGGGGCTGGATTGTTAGTAGCCTTTACTGCCTCACTTTGTTGTATCACCCCGGTTTTTGCTACGCTGGCAGGAATAGGAGGCATTGCTTCGGCCTTTTCATGGATGGAACCATTTAGACCTTATTTAATAGGCCTTACAGTTTTGGTATTGGGCTTTGCCTGGTATCAGAAATTAAGACCCAGGACTCAGGAGGAAATCGACTGTGCCTGTGATGAGAATGAGCGTCCCTCCTTTTGGCAGTCCAAAAAGTTTCTTGGAATCGTTACCGTCTTTGCGGTATTGATGCTTGCTTTTCCGTCCTATTCCGGCATCTTTTTCCCGGACAACAGCAAAGCCGATAAAGTTATCGTGGTAAAAGAAGATGATATTCTGAATACTGAGCTGAGGGTCAAAGGCATGACCTGCACCGGATGCGAGCATAGCGTAAATGCAGCGCTTAATAATAGTGAAGGTGTTCTCGAAGCTTCTTCGTCCTACAAAAGTGGTATTGCAACGGTAAAGTTTGATCAAACAAAAGTATCCATTGATCAATTGGCTGATACGGTAGAGGAAGCTACAGGCTATAAAGTCACTGAAAAGAAAATCATACAAGAAAAAACTTTAAATCAATAA
- a CDS encoding DUF6660 family protein → MKIACYILSLYFIVLAGMTCADSVPLNDDKENVTVVNTADNHPNHEHNQGGDGCSPLCVCHCCHLHFFPVAEVVFSHPVKLPVTFFSHYQGLESIEISEFLKPPIS, encoded by the coding sequence GTGAAAATCGCGTGTTACATATTAAGCTTATACTTCATAGTCCTTGCAGGGATGACCTGTGCAGATTCTGTTCCGCTTAATGATGATAAGGAAAATGTTACCGTAGTAAATACTGCAGATAACCATCCCAACCATGAGCATAATCAGGGTGGGGATGGTTGTTCTCCGTTGTGTGTTTGTCATTGTTGTCACTTGCACTTTTTCCCCGTTGCAGAAGTAGTATTTTCACATCCCGTGAAGTTACCTGTTACTTTTTTTTCCCACTACCAGGGACTCGAAAGCATTGAAATCTCCGAATTTCTTAAGCCCCCAATATCATAA
- the tnpA gene encoding IS66 family insertion sequence element accessory protein TnpA, translating to MNLQAEMATLVEEFKTTDLTQKSFSEQKGIGFHKFNYWYRKLRDEQPAGTTGFLPVRTQGSSVPAEAMEVVYPNGVKLRVPARDLSLLSGLIRLY from the coding sequence ATGAATCTACAAGCAGAAATGGCCACCCTGGTCGAAGAGTTTAAAACCACCGATTTAACGCAAAAATCCTTCAGTGAGCAAAAAGGGATCGGCTTCCATAAATTCAATTATTGGTACCGAAAACTGAGGGATGAACAGCCAGCGGGAACCACCGGCTTTCTACCGGTCCGTACACAGGGCAGCAGTGTTCCTGCAGAGGCGATGGAAGTGGTCTACCCGAACGGGGTAAAGCTGCGTGTGCCGGCCAGGGACCTATCGCTGTTGTCGGGCCTGATCAGACTGTACTGA
- the tnpA gene encoding IS200/IS605 family transposase, giving the protein MHKSHNVSVLLYHVVCAAKYRRVVFSKGGDQVLISTCEQIELRYEIKFLEIGTDADHVHFLIQSVPTYSKTKIVRTIKSLLVREVFQQCPEVKKQLWGGEFWGKGYFVNTVGQHGTEEKIANYVKSQGLEKEYKKLKTNYQLKIFD; this is encoded by the coding sequence ATCCATAAGAGTCATAATGTTTCAGTTTTGCTGTATCATGTAGTTTGCGCAGCAAAATATAGACGTGTAGTGTTCAGCAAGGGGGGGGATCAAGTATTGATTTCGACCTGTGAACAGATAGAATTAAGATATGAGATTAAGTTTCTAGAAATCGGGACAGATGCAGACCACGTACACTTTCTTATACAATCGGTTCCCACCTATAGTAAAACTAAGATTGTGAGAACGATAAAGAGTTTGCTAGTCCGAGAGGTATTTCAACAATGCCCAGAGGTGAAAAAGCAGCTTTGGGGCGGAGAATTTTGGGGTAAAGGGTACTTTGTCAATACCGTTGGCCAACATGGAACTGAGGAAAAGATAGCTAATTATGTTAAGAGTCAGGGGCTGGAAAAAGAATACAAAAAACTAAAGACCAATTATCAACTAAAAATATTCGATTGA
- the ltrA gene encoding group II intron reverse transcriptase/maturase, translating into MSKDIGAVSTAKGWDSIDWKMAEKEVMKLQVRIAKAVKQERWNKVKSLQWLLTHSFHAKCLAVRTVTTNRGKNTPGIDGVVLKKNSQKYQMVQRMNRRTYKPLPLRRIHIPKTNGKTRPLGIPVMNDRAWQALHGQALLPVAETVADNYSYGFRPQRSTADAIERIFSCTARHFDPKWVLEGDIKGCFDNISHHWMMEHVITDKRILEKWLKVGFMEKGEFFPTDAGTPQGGLISPCLSNITLDGMEALLDREFGSSRNICGRVPYQARKLVEKNGVKLCRFADDFIVTGTSKELLRDQVKPVLEKFMQERGLELSQDKTKITPLDKGFDFLGQHVRKYELRNRKSKLLIKPSRKSVQNFLGEVRRMIKVMATWKQENVIARLNPIIRGWANYHRHVVSKEVLSQVDYKIWIALWRWAKRRHPNKGRKWISRKYFRPVKGFQRAFSCTQKDQKLVTLFRASSIPIVRHPQIRPESNPFDPDHEAYYEMRLSKKLHKSFAGRNTLKALWTNQKGKCPECGEALPSKGPKGYIKYIQSRLKAGKANIHNLVLLHEQCHAEGYRLGFQL; encoded by the coding sequence GTGTCAAAAGACATAGGTGCGGTCTCCACTGCTAAAGGCTGGGATTCCATTGACTGGAAGATGGCCGAAAAGGAGGTAATGAAGCTACAGGTGCGTATTGCCAAGGCGGTGAAACAAGAACGCTGGAACAAGGTTAAATCCTTGCAATGGCTTCTGACCCATTCTTTCCATGCAAAATGTCTAGCGGTGAGAACCGTTACAACAAATCGCGGAAAGAACACCCCCGGTATAGACGGGGTTGTCCTGAAGAAAAACAGCCAGAAGTACCAGATGGTACAACGGATGAACAGAAGGACATACAAACCTCTTCCATTAAGAAGGATCCACATTCCCAAAACCAACGGAAAAACCAGGCCACTGGGTATTCCTGTCATGAACGATAGAGCTTGGCAGGCCCTACACGGACAGGCGCTGTTACCGGTTGCCGAAACAGTTGCCGACAACTACAGTTATGGATTCCGTCCTCAAAGAAGTACCGCTGATGCGATCGAAAGGATTTTCAGCTGTACCGCGAGACATTTTGACCCAAAATGGGTTTTGGAAGGTGACATCAAGGGTTGTTTTGATAACATAAGTCACCACTGGATGATGGAACATGTCATCACCGACAAAAGGATACTGGAAAAATGGCTCAAGGTCGGATTTATGGAAAAAGGTGAATTCTTTCCAACAGACGCTGGAACGCCTCAAGGCGGATTGATTTCACCGTGCCTATCCAATATCACTCTAGATGGCATGGAAGCCTTATTGGACAGGGAGTTTGGAAGTAGCAGAAACATTTGCGGGAGAGTTCCTTATCAGGCCCGTAAACTTGTAGAAAAGAACGGTGTTAAACTATGCAGGTTTGCTGATGATTTTATCGTCACCGGCACCAGCAAGGAACTGTTGAGGGACCAGGTGAAACCGGTACTGGAAAAGTTTATGCAGGAAAGAGGATTGGAATTGTCCCAAGATAAGACCAAAATCACTCCTCTTGACAAGGGGTTTGACTTTCTGGGGCAGCATGTGAGAAAGTACGAACTTCGTAACCGAAAGAGTAAACTACTCATTAAGCCTTCCAGAAAAAGCGTGCAAAACTTTCTTGGAGAGGTTCGTCGGATGATAAAAGTTATGGCCACTTGGAAACAGGAAAACGTAATAGCCAGGCTCAATCCCATCATCAGAGGATGGGCAAATTATCACCGTCACGTGGTCTCCAAGGAGGTACTCAGCCAGGTTGATTACAAGATATGGATAGCTTTATGGCGTTGGGCCAAACGTAGACATCCCAATAAAGGAAGGAAGTGGATCAGCCGTAAATATTTTCGGCCGGTCAAAGGATTCCAACGAGCTTTTAGCTGTACACAAAAGGATCAAAAACTGGTAACACTCTTTAGGGCCTCTTCCATACCGATCGTTCGCCACCCGCAAATAAGACCGGAATCTAATCCTTTTGACCCGGATCACGAAGCTTACTATGAAATGAGACTTTCCAAAAAACTACATAAAAGCTTTGCAGGAAGGAACACTCTAAAGGCATTGTGGACCAACCAAAAAGGAAAATGTCCTGAATGTGGAGAGGCTTTGCCGAGCAAAGGACCAAAAGGGTATATCAAGTATATTCAAAGTAGGTTAAAAGCAGGAAAAGCCAACATCCACAATTTGGTGCTACTCCACGAACAATGCCATGCAGAGGGGTATAGATTGGGGTTTCAATTATGA
- a CDS encoding heavy-metal-associated domain-containing protein produces MKTIILSLAFVFLLAGHGIVQSTDSQKTEKASTTQENETVKLKVTELTCAGCTNHLYKILKETKGVIDKSVEYPGDIAVVEYDPKQTNPEKLIASIKEKTAYKAELYTGKND; encoded by the coding sequence ATGAAAACCATAATTTTAAGCCTGGCATTCGTCTTTTTACTTGCAGGACATGGGATAGTACAATCTACCGATTCACAAAAAACTGAAAAAGCCAGTACTACTCAGGAAAACGAGACGGTTAAACTGAAAGTCACCGAGCTCACCTGTGCCGGCTGTACCAATCACCTTTACAAGATATTAAAAGAAACAAAGGGCGTCATCGACAAATCGGTGGAGTATCCAGGGGATATCGCAGTGGTGGAATATGATCCCAAACAGACCAATCCGGAGAAGCTCATTGCATCTATCAAAGAAAAAACTGCTTACAAAGCTGAACTATACACTGGGAAAAATGATTAG
- a CDS encoding helix-turn-helix domain-containing protein yields MLLYLLEKGKISRKEAGNLMGLKNTKIYEILAKMVVQNLIKKQDKGRATPTNYKAFSPSFPNVTTL; encoded by the coding sequence ATCCTTTTATACTTACTTGAAAAAGGAAAAATCTCAAGGAAAGAAGCCGGTAACTTAATGGGATTGAAAAACACAAAGATTTACGAAATTCTCGCCAAAATGGTGGTCCAAAACCTTATTAAAAAACAGGACAAAGGGAGAGCCACTCCCACAAACTATAAGGCCTTCTCTCCAAGCTTCCCCAATGTAACCACCTTATAA
- the ltrA gene encoding group II intron reverse transcriptase/maturase, translating into MRTVKSGEYKAPQIRRVYIPKGKTGKRPLGIPTIEDKVLQPSVRSVLEPIYEEDFKEFSYGFRPNRSCHHAIEYMFEKVSYGRMRYIIDADIQDYFGSIDHGLLRVFLDRRVKDGVVRKMLDKWLKAGILEDKQLHYPKGGTPQGGIVSPILSNIYLHYVLDEWFSDKIQPLLTGKSFMVRYADDFVMGFEKGEDAKRVMAVLDKRFTKYGLRLHPEKTKVIDLNTNIRGERSFDFLGFAHYMGKTRKGRLVLKRKTSSKKLVMAITKTGDWIKGNRHRKLKELICDLNVRLRGHYAYYGVTFNVRSLNKYHRCVERLLHKWLNRRGGNEPLYLEKIV; encoded by the coding sequence CTGAGGACAGTTAAATCAGGGGAGTACAAGGCACCACAGATACGCAGGGTGTATATTCCGAAGGGGAAAACGGGGAAGCGTCCGCTAGGGATTCCCACCATAGAGGATAAAGTACTTCAACCGAGTGTCAGGAGCGTGTTGGAGCCGATTTATGAGGAAGACTTTAAAGAGTTTTCCTACGGATTCCGTCCAAACCGATCCTGTCACCATGCCATAGAGTACATGTTCGAGAAAGTAAGCTATGGAAGGATGCGGTATATTATAGATGCAGATATCCAGGATTACTTTGGGAGCATAGACCACGGCCTGTTACGTGTGTTTCTAGACCGTAGGGTGAAAGATGGCGTGGTGCGCAAAATGCTGGATAAATGGCTCAAGGCAGGAATACTGGAAGATAAGCAGTTGCATTATCCGAAGGGAGGAACGCCGCAAGGCGGTATTGTCTCACCAATATTGAGCAATATTTATCTTCATTATGTGCTGGATGAATGGTTTTCGGATAAAATCCAGCCCCTGTTAACAGGTAAAAGTTTCATGGTGAGGTATGCCGATGATTTTGTGATGGGTTTTGAAAAAGGAGAAGATGCCAAGCGTGTCATGGCTGTTCTCGACAAACGATTTACAAAATATGGGCTTAGACTACATCCGGAAAAGACAAAGGTTATCGATCTGAACACTAATATACGTGGAGAAAGAAGCTTTGATTTTCTGGGTTTTGCCCACTATATGGGTAAGACACGTAAAGGAAGGCTAGTCTTGAAACGAAAGACAAGCAGCAAGAAGCTGGTGATGGCTATTACCAAAACAGGCGATTGGATCAAAGGCAACAGGCACAGGAAATTAAAGGAGTTGATCTGTGATCTTAACGTTAGGCTTCGAGGCCACTATGCCTATTATGGGGTAACCTTCAATGTCAGAAGTCTAAACAAGTATCACAGATGTGTTGAACGGCTGTTGCACAAATGGCTGAACAGGCGGGGAGGCAACGAACCGCTCTACCTGGAAAAAATAGTTTAG